From Thermogemmata fonticola, one genomic window encodes:
- a CDS encoding tetratricopeptide repeat protein, with protein sequence MHDPSLPETRGGMRITIQRRTPAVPKPYVPAIGPSLRVLLYAVFGGFALLGATGIYLLVISLLNRLFPQHLFTNPFTFWMLILHVGFGILGTIPFVLFGVWHWWTARKRENRAAIRWGLVLLGSGLVVMGTGFALIQIDQLPQLPTGTWSRTVVYLLHVLVPVVCVLFYVYHRKAGPRIRWQYGKYWGGVTAVVVGGMAAAHFVDPQQFGKEGPAEGMQYFFPSEARTADGNFIPAHALMMDEYCARCHQDVYNDHFHSAHKFSSFNNPAYLFSVQETRRVAMERDGRMNASRWCAGCHDPVPFFSGKFDDPNYDIFNDPTAHAGITCVVCHSITHINATIGNAAYTIEEAKHYPFAFSENSALQWINNQLIKAKPELHKKTFLKPFHKTAEFCSLCHKVHLPVELNHYKDFLRGQNHYDTFLLSSVGHGARSFYYPPTGRKENCAACHMPLEPSADFAAKDFDGSGVRKRHSHFFPAANTGLFELLKHEPRYAPYSDRWQEAIDKHAAFLRDDKLRIDIFGIKHMTGNGQMDDDSLAVIRPTLPKLQPGKHYVVEVVIRTLNIGHPFTQGTADSNEVWVDFEARSGSRIIGRNGALSGPDERGEVDPWAHYCNVHMLDRHGNRIDRRNPQDIFTPLYDKQIPPGAGQVVHYRLQVPPDVTAPVELRVRLRYRKFDYKYMEYVHKDLGRPIPKLPIVDLCSDRVVLPVAGVAEEVPAQESPIQPAWQRWNDYGIGCLLEGMPLNPKRGNLRQAEAAFRKLTEWDQAEAHWHGYVNLARVYIEQGRLEEAARSLNAARQCQPPPPWWLLAWLQGVITAQQATSREDLDAAAALLERIVDPAHRPRHEDGRIKFDFTRDVVVLDELGRTLFKRSTLEASGSEAERQYLLRAVQAFERALVVDSEDLDAHYGLYQCYDRLGAGAPSPAHVAEAQSSDIEALLNQALSGSPNGSDRRQRLAQLQGAVIAWGQRPPDPRAPRLPTLRLALERLRTAYHAEKDPGVQTSLAAVLSELHRIAHGMYKPDELARAATTRKYREKNPAANAAAEAIVIYPTAHQLP encoded by the coding sequence ATGCACGACCCCTCGTTACCCGAAACCCGTGGCGGGATGCGAATAACAATTCAGCGGCGGACGCCCGCTGTTCCCAAGCCTTATGTCCCTGCCATTGGACCGTCACTTCGCGTGCTGCTTTACGCCGTCTTTGGCGGCTTTGCTCTTCTCGGGGCGACCGGCATATACTTGCTGGTCATATCCCTTTTGAATCGCCTGTTCCCACAACATTTGTTTACTAACCCTTTTACATTCTGGATGTTGATTCTCCATGTGGGTTTCGGCATCCTGGGGACGATCCCGTTCGTCCTCTTTGGCGTGTGGCACTGGTGGACAGCCCGGAAGCGTGAGAATCGGGCCGCGATTCGCTGGGGATTGGTGCTGCTGGGGAGCGGTCTCGTCGTGATGGGAACGGGATTCGCTCTGATCCAGATCGACCAATTGCCGCAGCTTCCGACAGGAACTTGGAGCCGCACCGTTGTCTATTTACTCCATGTCCTTGTACCTGTGGTTTGCGTGCTGTTTTATGTGTATCACCGTAAGGCCGGCCCCCGTATCCGCTGGCAGTATGGCAAATACTGGGGAGGTGTAACCGCTGTTGTTGTCGGAGGCATGGCGGCGGCACACTTTGTCGATCCTCAACAATTTGGCAAAGAAGGCCCTGCAGAAGGGATGCAATACTTCTTCCCCTCAGAGGCACGGACAGCGGATGGGAACTTCATACCAGCTCACGCCTTGATGATGGACGAATATTGTGCACGCTGCCATCAGGATGTGTATAATGATCACTTCCATTCAGCCCACAAATTCAGCTCTTTCAACAATCCGGCATATTTATTCAGCGTGCAGGAAACGCGCCGGGTGGCGATGGAGCGGGATGGCCGCATGAATGCCTCGCGTTGGTGCGCCGGCTGTCATGACCCGGTGCCATTCTTCAGTGGCAAATTCGACGATCCGAACTATGACATCTTCAACGATCCCACCGCCCATGCCGGGATTACATGCGTCGTCTGTCATTCCATCACACATATCAATGCCACAATTGGTAATGCAGCTTATACCATTGAAGAGGCGAAGCATTATCCGTTTGCATTTAGCGAGAATAGTGCACTACAATGGATCAACAATCAATTAATCAAAGCAAAGCCAGAGTTGCATAAAAAGACATTCCTCAAGCCATTCCATAAGACAGCCGAGTTCTGCTCTTTGTGTCACAAAGTCCATTTACCTGTGGAGTTGAACCACTATAAAGATTTTCTCCGTGGGCAGAATCATTACGACACGTTTCTATTGAGTAGCGTTGGCCACGGAGCGCGCAGTTTCTACTACCCCCCCACCGGCCGCAAGGAGAACTGCGCCGCCTGCCATATGCCTTTGGAACCAAGCGCGGACTTCGCCGCCAAGGATTTCGACGGCAGCGGCGTTCGCAAGCGGCACAGCCATTTCTTCCCTGCGGCCAACACCGGCCTGTTTGAATTGCTCAAGCATGAGCCGCGCTACGCTCCCTACTCCGACCGGTGGCAAGAGGCCATCGACAAGCACGCGGCTTTTCTGCGCGACGACAAACTCCGTATCGACATCTTCGGCATCAAGCACATGACAGGGAATGGTCAAATGGACGACGATTCCTTAGCAGTCATCCGCCCGACTCTGCCGAAACTGCAACCGGGTAAGCACTACGTTGTCGAGGTGGTGATCCGCACGCTCAATATCGGCCATCCCTTCACGCAGGGGACAGCGGATTCCAACGAAGTCTGGGTGGATTTTGAGGCGCGCAGCGGCAGTCGAATCATTGGCCGCAATGGTGCTTTGTCTGGCCCGGATGAGAGGGGAGAGGTGGACCCGTGGGCCCATTACTGCAACGTGCACATGCTCGACCGCCATGGGAACCGCATCGACCGGCGCAATCCGCAAGACATCTTCACACCCCTCTATGACAAGCAGATTCCGCCCGGCGCCGGCCAAGTGGTCCACTACCGCCTCCAAGTGCCGCCGGATGTGACAGCGCCGGTGGAGCTGCGCGTCAGGCTGCGCTACCGCAAATTTGACTACAAGTACATGGAGTATGTCCACAAGGACTTGGGCCGGCCTATTCCCAAGCTGCCGATCGTCGATCTGTGCTCCGATCGCGTGGTGCTTCCTGTGGCGGGTGTGGCGGAGGAAGTGCCGGCCCAGGAATCGCCCATTCAGCCGGCCTGGCAGCGCTGGAACGACTACGGCATTGGCTGCCTGCTGGAAGGGATGCCGTTGAATCCCAAACGGGGGAACCTCCGCCAGGCAGAAGCAGCCTTCCGGAAGCTGACCGAATGGGACCAGGCCGAGGCTCACTGGCACGGGTATGTCAATCTGGCGCGGGTGTATATCGAGCAGGGCCGGTTGGAGGAAGCGGCGCGGTCGCTCAATGCGGCGCGGCAGTGTCAGCCTCCGCCGCCCTGGTGGCTCCTGGCCTGGCTGCAAGGCGTCATCACCGCGCAACAAGCGACCAGCCGGGAGGACCTCGACGCCGCGGCGGCACTGTTGGAACGGATCGTGGATCCCGCCCATCGGCCGCGACACGAGGATGGCCGCATCAAGTTCGATTTCACCCGCGATGTCGTCGTTCTCGATGAACTGGGGCGAACGCTCTTCAAGCGGAGCACGCTCGAAGCGTCGGGGTCCGAAGCCGAGCGGCAGTACCTGTTGCGAGCCGTCCAGGCCTTTGAACGCGCTCTGGTTGTCGATTCCGAAGACCTCGATGCTCACTATGGCCTCTATCAGTGTTACGATCGTTTGGGCGCCGGCGCCCCCTCTCCGGCCCACGTGGCGGAGGCGCAATCTTCAGACATCGAGGCTTTGCTGAACCAGGCTCTGTCGGGTAGCCCGAATGGTTCCGATCGTCGCCAACGGCTGGCCCAGCTTCAGGGAGCCGTGATCGCTTGGGGCCAGCGGCCTCCCGACCCGCGTGCTCCTCGGCTCCCCACGCTCCGCTTGGCGCTGGAACGGCTGCGGACGGCCTACCATGCAGAAAAAGACCCAGGCGTGCAGACCTCCCTGGCGGCAGTGCTCAGCGAGCTGCACCGCATTGCCCACGGCATGTACAAACCGGATGAGCTGGCGCGTGCCGCTACCACGCGGAAGTACCGGGAGAAGAATCCGGCAGCCAACGCCGCGGCCGAGGCCATCGTCATCTATCCCACAGCTCATCAATTGCCCTGA
- a CDS encoding uracil-DNA glycosylase yields MSDAEQDWRRQLLGHVAALRASGVLFVPKQMPLPWQSDPAEKRDDASYAAAPSSPLEAASVQSGRLFSEEAVELSAVPVTIEGRQQALAELAGEVARCRRCEELYATRTQTVFGVGPLDPEICFVGEAPGADEDRLGEPFVGRAGQLLTRIIEAMGLRREDVYICNILKCRPPGNRTPTMEECRNCFPFFERQFALVRPRYLVALGNTAARALLQTTAGVTKLRGRIYEYRGVPLICTYHPAALLRDPSGKMKRETWEDMKMLLRLMGRPIPNSRQDDNR; encoded by the coding sequence ATGAGCGACGCAGAGCAGGATTGGCGGCGGCAATTGCTCGGCCACGTCGCAGCGTTGCGTGCGAGCGGGGTGCTGTTCGTGCCTAAACAGATGCCGCTTCCCTGGCAGAGCGATCCCGCCGAGAAGCGCGACGATGCGTCGTACGCTGCCGCCCCCTCGTCTCCGCTGGAGGCCGCCTCGGTTCAGTCTGGCCGCCTATTCAGCGAGGAAGCGGTGGAGCTATCGGCTGTGCCGGTGACCATCGAGGGCCGGCAGCAGGCTCTGGCGGAGCTGGCGGGAGAAGTGGCGCGCTGCCGGCGGTGCGAAGAGTTGTATGCCACGCGCACGCAAACCGTCTTCGGGGTGGGGCCGCTGGACCCGGAGATTTGTTTCGTGGGCGAAGCGCCCGGTGCGGACGAAGACCGCCTCGGCGAGCCGTTCGTAGGCCGGGCGGGACAATTGCTCACTCGGATCATCGAAGCCATGGGCTTGCGCCGCGAGGACGTCTACATCTGCAACATTCTCAAGTGCCGCCCCCCAGGCAATCGCACTCCGACAATGGAGGAGTGCCGCAATTGCTTCCCCTTCTTCGAGCGGCAATTCGCCTTGGTCCGCCCCCGCTACCTGGTCGCTCTCGGCAACACCGCGGCACGGGCCTTGCTGCAAACGACGGCGGGTGTCACTAAGCTCCGGGGCCGAATCTATGAATATCGTGGTGTGCCTCTCATATGTACGTATCATCCCGCGGCATTACTCCGTGATCCCAGTGGCAAGATGAAACGGGAGACCTGGGAGGATATGAAAATGCTCCTCCGTCTGATGGGCCGTCCTATACCCAATTCACGTCAGGATGATAATCGTTGA
- a CDS encoding excinuclease ABC subunit UvrC: MKGSKPDNNVAAVQRLQDKIKGFPAGPGVYLMKDAQGNVIYVGKAKNLRSRVMTYFGPDAEEDPRIRDWIGLVCDVDYIETSDPISAMFTEARMIKDLRPKFNKYFKDDKTFPYLQIRTREEYPRVEVTRKPRSRGVRLYGPFTSAKRLRQAVHILQKLFQFRTCSLDIRSEEQRWRWFRPCLLYNIRRCTAPCNFRVTRQEYRRQIRKLIMVLEGKKDRLIHRLRQQMLAASERLDFEKAGRLRDEIAALEQLDLRGHLETDPQPEVFPIDPKKGLIGLKKVLGLSALPRTIEGIDIAHTSGRDTVASLVTFLDGLPFKPGYRRFRIRSVEGIDDYASIREVVSRRFRRLRDEEEVFPQLLLIDGGKGQLHAALQAFETLGLQPPCVVALAKQNEEIYRPGQSEPLVLSRHSAALRLLQYVRDEAHRFAQHYLNILRRKRITDEE, translated from the coding sequence ATGAAAGGATCGAAACCAGACAACAACGTGGCTGCCGTTCAGCGATTGCAGGACAAAATCAAGGGTTTTCCGGCAGGACCTGGTGTTTACTTGATGAAAGACGCCCAGGGCAATGTCATCTATGTTGGCAAAGCGAAAAATCTCCGCTCGCGTGTGATGACATACTTTGGTCCTGATGCGGAAGAAGATCCACGCATCCGCGATTGGATCGGCCTGGTATGCGATGTGGATTACATTGAGACTTCCGATCCCATCTCGGCGATGTTCACAGAAGCGAGAATGATCAAAGATTTACGACCCAAGTTTAACAAATACTTCAAGGATGACAAGACATTTCCCTACTTGCAGATTCGGACCCGTGAAGAGTATCCGCGTGTCGAGGTGACCCGCAAACCCCGCTCCCGTGGTGTTCGCCTCTACGGCCCGTTTACCAGCGCCAAGCGCCTGCGCCAAGCCGTTCACATCTTGCAGAAGCTGTTTCAGTTCCGCACCTGCTCCCTGGATATCCGCTCCGAGGAGCAACGTTGGCGTTGGTTTCGCCCCTGCTTGCTTTACAACATCCGCCGCTGTACAGCACCCTGCAACTTCCGCGTCACCCGGCAGGAGTATCGCCGTCAGATTCGCAAACTCATCATGGTCCTGGAAGGCAAGAAGGATCGGCTCATCCACCGTCTTCGCCAGCAGATGTTGGCGGCTAGCGAGCGATTGGATTTCGAGAAAGCGGGGCGCCTTCGGGATGAGATCGCCGCGTTGGAACAGTTGGACCTGCGGGGACATCTGGAAACCGACCCCCAGCCGGAAGTCTTCCCCATCGATCCGAAAAAAGGCTTGATCGGTCTGAAAAAAGTGTTGGGATTGAGTGCTCTCCCCCGCACGATCGAGGGGATCGACATCGCCCACACGAGCGGCCGAGATACTGTGGCTTCCTTGGTCACTTTTCTGGATGGCTTGCCCTTCAAACCCGGATACCGTCGCTTTCGGATTCGCAGCGTAGAAGGGATCGATGATTATGCCTCTATCCGGGAAGTGGTCAGCCGCCGCTTCCGCCGCTTACGTGACGAAGAGGAAGTCTTCCCCCAGCTCTTGCTCATCGATGGGGGCAAAGGGCAGTTGCATGCCGCCCTGCAAGCCTTTGAAACCCTGGGACTCCAACCGCCTTGCGTTGTGGCTTTGGCCAAACAAAATGAGGAGATTTACCGCCCCGGCCAGTCCGAACCGCTGGTGCTTAGCCGCCATTCCGCCGCCCTGCGGCTGTTGCAGTACGTCCGCGATGAAGCGCACCGCTTCGCCCAGCATTACCTGAACATCCTCCGCCGCAAGCGAATCACGGACGAGGAATGA
- the rplQ gene encoding 50S ribosomal protein L17: MRHRKAGRHLNRTPAHRLALLRNLARALFRHERIRTTVPKAKELRPFAEKIITLAKRAYLILAAAEGKSEAEQKQARVQALHYRRRAAAILGPVAETLLWDDAEDKPLKDPLNPKGNSLDNVLKKLFREIGPRYAERPGGYTRIIKLHDRRLGDAGPVAIIELLKKDEQKVRQRQKPAAAPAPAVS; the protein is encoded by the coding sequence ATGCGTCATCGCAAAGCTGGCCGCCATTTGAATCGCACACCGGCCCATCGCCTCGCCTTGTTGCGGAACCTGGCCCGCGCCCTCTTCCGTCACGAGCGGATTCGGACAACGGTACCCAAGGCCAAGGAGCTGCGCCCCTTCGCCGAAAAGATCATCACCTTGGCCAAGCGAGCCTATCTGATCCTCGCGGCGGCGGAAGGCAAATCTGAAGCGGAACAGAAGCAAGCTCGCGTCCAGGCCCTGCATTATCGGCGCAGGGCGGCTGCTATTCTAGGACCCGTGGCGGAAACACTCCTGTGGGATGACGCCGAAGACAAGCCCCTCAAAGACCCCCTCAACCCCAAAGGGAACAGCCTCGACAATGTCTTGAAGAAACTATTCCGCGAGATCGGACCGCGCTACGCCGAACGGCCCGGCGGCTATACCCGCATCATCAAGCTGCATGATCGCCGTTTGGGCGACGCCGGCCCCGTGGCTATCATCGAATTGCTCAAAAAGGACGAGCAAAAAGTCCGCCAACGGCAGAAGCCCGCCGCTGCCCCAGCTCCGGCTGTGAGTTAG
- a CDS encoding DNA-directed RNA polymerase subunit alpha, translating into MRVRWRGLELPSKVVCDRSTLTDTYGKFIAEPFERGFGMTVGNSLRRILISSLEGSAVTRLKIQGVQHEISTIPGVVEDVTDIVLNIKSLVLKNLSDQPRTIRIQKHEAGTVRAADIQHDEMIQIINPEHHIATLTRDVPFVMEMIVENGRGYRTAEENAGKEREIGVIPLDSSFSPIVRVKYDVEETRVGQKSNYDRLIMEIWTNGTVSPQMALVEAAKILRKHLNPFVQYTEPGPEVPLEEPIEIGPRPTEVYDLELERKLNMSLAELELSVRATNCLESEGITTVRDLVMRTPDELLEVRNFGETTLREVQAKLAEHGLSLGMKVPPRRA; encoded by the coding sequence ATGCGTGTTCGTTGGCGAGGCCTGGAACTGCCCAGCAAAGTGGTCTGTGACCGCTCCACACTGACTGACACTTACGGCAAATTCATTGCCGAGCCGTTCGAGCGCGGCTTTGGCATGACCGTGGGAAACAGCTTGCGCCGCATCCTCATCTCCAGTCTCGAAGGCAGTGCTGTGACACGCCTGAAAATCCAGGGCGTCCAGCACGAGATCTCGACGATCCCCGGCGTGGTGGAAGATGTCACCGACATTGTTCTCAACATCAAATCCCTGGTCCTGAAAAATCTCTCCGACCAGCCGCGTACTATCCGCATCCAGAAACACGAAGCCGGTACGGTTCGGGCCGCTGACATCCAACACGATGAAATGATCCAGATCATCAATCCCGAACATCACATCGCCACCCTGACCCGCGACGTGCCGTTCGTCATGGAAATGATCGTGGAAAACGGCCGCGGCTACCGCACCGCCGAGGAAAATGCCGGAAAAGAACGGGAAATCGGCGTCATCCCGCTGGACAGCAGCTTCTCCCCTATCGTCCGGGTCAAATACGATGTCGAAGAAACCCGCGTCGGTCAGAAATCGAACTACGACCGCCTGATCATGGAAATCTGGACCAACGGCACGGTTTCGCCGCAAATGGCCCTGGTCGAAGCCGCCAAGATTCTCCGCAAGCACCTCAACCCCTTCGTCCAATACACGGAACCAGGACCGGAGGTGCCCTTGGAAGAGCCGATCGAAATCGGGCCGCGGCCGACCGAAGTGTACGATCTCGAACTGGAACGCAAGCTCAACATGAGCCTGGCGGAATTGGAATTGTCGGTCCGCGCCACGAATTGCCTGGAATCCGAGGGCATCACCACCGTCCGTGATTTGGTGATGCGCACGCCGGACGAATTGCTGGAAGTCCGCAATTTCGGCGAAACCACGCTGCGGGAAGTTCAGGCCAAGCTGGCGGAACACGGCTTGTCCTTGGGAATGAAAGTGCCGCCGCGCCGGGCGTGA
- the rpsD gene encoding 30S ribosomal protein S4 — MGRYLDPVCKLCRREQIKLFLKGERCFGNKCPMERDALPPGMHGARRGKHSEYGLRLRQKQRLKRFYGVLEAQFRRYFKMASRSVGNTGEQLLSIMERRLDNVVHRLGFAISRNAARQMIVHGHILLNGRKCDIPSILLKPGDVVKVRPRDISLKLAREGLQKTGQFGLHVPDFLELTGTADEPEGRMTRLPTRQDVDDRIRDKVNEQLIIEIVTR; from the coding sequence ATGGGACGTTATCTGGACCCCGTCTGCAAGTTGTGCCGCCGGGAGCAGATCAAGCTCTTTCTCAAAGGGGAGCGCTGCTTCGGTAACAAGTGCCCGATGGAACGTGACGCCCTTCCGCCCGGTATGCACGGTGCCCGGCGCGGAAAGCACTCCGAATATGGCCTACGCTTGCGCCAAAAGCAACGCCTGAAGCGCTTCTACGGCGTGCTGGAAGCCCAATTCCGGCGCTACTTCAAAATGGCCAGCCGCTCCGTGGGCAACACAGGAGAACAACTCCTCTCTATCATGGAGCGGCGCCTGGATAACGTGGTGCACCGCCTTGGCTTTGCCATCAGCCGCAATGCCGCCCGGCAGATGATTGTCCACGGACACATCTTGCTCAATGGCCGCAAATGCGATATACCCAGCATCCTGCTCAAGCCAGGCGATGTTGTCAAAGTCCGGCCCCGAGACATCAGCCTCAAGCTCGCCCGCGAAGGACTGCAAAAGACCGGACAGTTCGGCTTGCACGTGCCTGACTTCCTCGAACTCACCGGAACAGCGGACGAACCCGAAGGCAGGATGACTCGGCTGCCCACACGCCAAGATGTCGATGACCGCATCCGCGACAAGGTCAATGAGCAGTTGATCATCGAAATCGTGACCCGCTGA
- the rpsK gene encoding 30S ribosomal protein S11, with protein MAKSKKKKSRRNVTRGIAHVQSTFNNTIVTITDTNGDTLCYASGGTVGFKGSRKSTPFAAQRAAEEAALKAIKFGMKEIEVRVKGPGAGRESAITALQTAGLTIKAIEDVTPLPHNGCRPPKKRRV; from the coding sequence ATGGCAAAGAGCAAGAAGAAGAAAAGCCGGCGGAATGTGACCCGTGGCATCGCCCACGTGCAAAGCACCTTCAACAATACCATCGTCACCATCACGGATACGAATGGCGACACGCTGTGCTATGCCTCCGGCGGAACCGTTGGATTCAAGGGGAGTCGTAAGAGCACACCCTTCGCGGCACAACGGGCTGCCGAAGAAGCCGCGCTCAAGGCGATCAAGTTCGGCATGAAAGAGATCGAAGTACGGGTGAAAGGGCCGGGAGCCGGCCGCGAATCGGCAATCACCGCGCTGCAAACGGCGGGGCTGACCATCAAGGCCATCGAGGACGTCACGCCTCTGCCTCACAACGGTTGCCGGCCTCCCAAGAAACGCCGGGTGTAA
- the rpsM gene encoding 30S ribosomal protein S13, producing the protein MPRILGVDIPANKPLHIALRYIRGLGPTNSLWVCEKLKLDPQRRAKDLTDAEIAAIASLLDKDPTFLVEGPLRRFEAANIARLKEIKCYRGERHRKNLPVRGQRTRTNARTRKGPRKTVAGKKGVKELR; encoded by the coding sequence ATGCCGCGTATCCTAGGTGTCGACATTCCAGCGAATAAACCTCTGCACATTGCCCTGCGCTACATTCGCGGATTGGGACCGACGAATTCGCTTTGGGTCTGCGAGAAGCTCAAGCTCGATCCCCAGCGCCGGGCTAAGGACTTGACTGACGCGGAGATCGCTGCCATCGCTTCGCTCTTGGACAAGGATCCGACCTTTTTGGTGGAAGGTCCCCTGCGCCGCTTTGAAGCGGCCAACATTGCCCGGCTCAAGGAAATCAAGTGCTATCGGGGCGAGCGGCACCGCAAAAATCTGCCCGTTCGCGGCCAACGGACCCGCACCAACGCCCGGACCCGGAAAGGGCCGCGCAAGACAGTGGCCGGAAAGAAGGGCGTCAAAGAGCTGCGCTAA
- the rpmJ gene encoding 50S ribosomal protein L36, with protein MKVRSSVRRICEKCKLIRRKGVVRVICVDPRHKQRQG; from the coding sequence ATGAAAGTGCGCTCCAGCGTCCGCCGCATCTGCGAGAAATGCAAACTGATCCGACGCAAGGGAGTCGTCCGGGTCATCTGTGTGGACCCGCGCCACAAACAACGGCAAGGATGA
- the map gene encoding type I methionyl aminopeptidase has protein sequence MLRSRTPRPPELKSPREIALMREAGKLVARALKLCRDMAKPGVTTQEIDQAVEEFYARHQAIPLFKGYPGKTPFPAVTCMSINEQVVHGIPSRRALKEGDILKVDTACKLHGWCADRAITIPIGQVSPEKARLIRVTEETLQIAIDLLPKKRWWSEIASVMQRHVEQAGFSVVTSYVGHGIGRAMHESPQVPNYVDRETRRQDFRLEPGLVLAIEPMVNMRRPEVEVLSDHWTVVTRDRMPSAHVEHTVALTANGVVVITADEGALEEDAAASPSSLPTSSSASRENT, from the coding sequence ATGTTGCGTTCACGAACACCCCGTCCGCCGGAACTCAAATCCCCCCGCGAGATCGCCTTGATGCGCGAAGCCGGGAAATTGGTGGCCCGCGCTCTCAAACTCTGCCGGGACATGGCCAAGCCGGGGGTGACGACGCAGGAAATCGACCAGGCCGTGGAGGAGTTTTACGCCCGACACCAGGCCATTCCCTTGTTCAAGGGCTACCCCGGCAAGACCCCTTTCCCTGCTGTGACCTGCATGAGCATCAACGAGCAGGTTGTCCACGGCATCCCCAGCCGCCGCGCTCTCAAAGAGGGGGACATTCTCAAGGTGGACACCGCTTGCAAACTGCACGGCTGGTGTGCCGACCGCGCCATCACGATTCCCATTGGCCAAGTGTCGCCGGAGAAAGCCCGCCTGATCCGCGTCACCGAGGAAACCTTACAGATCGCCATTGATCTGCTGCCGAAGAAACGGTGGTGGAGCGAGATCGCCAGCGTCATGCAGCGGCACGTCGAACAGGCCGGCTTCAGTGTCGTGACGAGTTATGTCGGCCATGGCATAGGCCGAGCCATGCATGAAAGCCCCCAGGTCCCCAATTACGTCGATCGCGAAACCCGCAGGCAGGATTTTCGCCTGGAACCCGGCTTGGTGCTCGCCATCGAACCGATGGTGAACATGCGGCGGCCGGAAGTCGAAGTGCTCAGCGATCACTGGACGGTGGTGACACGCGACCGCATGCCCAGCGCTCATGTCGAGCACACTGTCGCGCTCACCGCCAATGGCGTGGTGGTCATCACGGCTGACGAAGGTGCTCTGGAGGAGGACGCCGCCGCTTCCCCGTCCTCTTTGCCCACCAGCTCCTCTGCCAGCCGAGAGAACACCTGA
- a CDS encoding adenylate kinase, whose product MRLVLVGPPGSGKGTQARRLAERLGLTYIGTGDMLREAIAQGSERGRRVADLIKQGLLVPDAEVNALIAELFQGPQRPRCFVTDGYPRTRAQAEAFDQLLARLGLPLDAVINLTIPDEEVVRRIAGRRCCTNSACGICYNIYFQPPRQPGVCDKCGSPLAQRDDDREETVRRRLQEFHKTTDALLEHYRQQGLVRDVSAVDHVETIYANILQAARPPDGHQAACPPDGHSPQAS is encoded by the coding sequence ATGCGTTTGGTGCTGGTAGGACCTCCGGGAAGCGGTAAGGGCACTCAAGCCCGGCGCTTGGCAGAACGATTGGGGCTGACCTACATTGGCACCGGCGACATGTTGCGCGAGGCGATCGCTCAGGGTTCCGAACGGGGGCGGCGTGTCGCCGATCTGATCAAACAGGGTCTGCTGGTTCCGGACGCCGAGGTCAATGCACTCATTGCGGAATTGTTCCAAGGTCCGCAGCGTCCCCGTTGTTTTGTCACCGATGGCTACCCGCGGACTCGTGCCCAAGCCGAAGCCTTCGACCAACTCCTCGCTCGTTTAGGGTTGCCGCTGGATGCCGTCATCAATCTCACCATTCCCGATGAGGAGGTGGTCCGTCGTATTGCTGGCCGCCGCTGCTGCACCAACTCCGCCTGCGGCATCTGCTACAACATCTATTTCCAGCCTCCCCGCCAGCCGGGGGTTTGCGACAAGTGCGGCTCCCCTTTGGCCCAGCGGGATGACGACCGCGAAGAGACGGTCCGCCGCCGCCTCCAGGAGTTCCACAAAACCACTGATGCCCTGCTGGAACATTACCGCCAGCAAGGCCTCGTGCGCGATGTGTCGGCAGTGGATCATGTCGAAACCATTTACGCCAACATTCTCCAGGCCGCCCGACCACCCGATGGACATCAAGCCGCCTGCCCACCCGATGGACACTCGCCGCAGGCATCCTAG